In a genomic window of Polypterus senegalus isolate Bchr_013 chromosome 13, ASM1683550v1, whole genome shotgun sequence:
- the LOC120543320 gene encoding kinesin-associated protein 3-like, with the protein MIFMKLRDIKQLTQTQQEPSQAVVSTGEHLVEDAHYLRRKVKGRTIDVHPTEKALVVNYEVEATILWETGDPMLEERKESQKIIRLKSLNANTDIASLAKKVVEECKLIHPSKVAEVEHLLYYLQKRPDTVSKKVKKEEKLSHPNGPPPFEGMETDEVATINDMDDYIDLLYEDKAEKVRGSALILQLARNPDNLEELLQNKTALGALARVLREDWQKSVELSTNIIFIFFCFSSFSQFHDLLTHYKIGALCTIIIDHELKRYDLWQEELLKKKKAIEDDPTNQSLKKEYKKTYKKYQGLVARQEQLLRVAFYLLLNLAEVPRTELKMRNKKIVPMLVKTLERNNVELLILVVAFLKKLSIFMENKNDMSEMDIIKKLEKLIPFDNEDLLNISLRLLLNLSFDTGLRSRMVQVGLLPKLTALVTNENHKQVTLCILYHISMDDQFKLMFAYANCIPQFMNMLSECVEEQIDLELISLFINLAANKRNAQLICEGSGLETLLKRALKCKDPLLMKMIRNISQHDNATKCLFTEYIGDLAAQIRYEEEEEFLIECLGTLANLTISEMNWELVLTKYNLIPFFKHHLKPGLAEDDMILEVVIMIGTVSLDPCCASMLAKSGIIPALIELLNAQQEDDEFVCQIVYVFYQMVFHQETRDVIIQETQVPAYLIDLMHDKNSEVRKVCDNTLEIIAEHDEEWGKKIQSEKFRWHNSQWLMMVENQQMDEMEPYLYGEDDDDIEPFIHGEDILERPDIFYSADEMIPSERTKSPNSFNNYCAEWKYGGSNIPLLEALEWIELVGQQQFLNAEPQQISTDPISLYTLEMVADKLMNQEAYRPFTPH; encoded by the exons ATGATATTCATGAAGCTACGCGATATAAAACAGCTTACCCAGACACAGCAGGAGCCAAGCCAGGCAGTAGTGTCCACTGGTGAGCACCTG GTTGAAGATGCtcattatttaaggagaaaagtaAAAGGAAGAACTATAGATGTCCATCCAACTGAGAAGGCTCTTGTTGTTAACTATGAAGTGGAAGCCACCATACTTTGGGAGACAGGAGATCCAATGCTTGAGGAACGTAAAGAGAGTCAAAAGATAATCCGTCTCAAAAGCTTGAATGCTAACACAGACATTGCCTCTCTAGCAAAGAAGGTGGTGGAGGAGTGCAAACTAATCCACCCCTCTAAAGTGGCTGAAGTTGAACACTTGTTATATTACCTACAAAAAAGACCAGATACAGTTAGTAAAAAggtgaagaaagaagagaaacttAGTCACCCCAATGGACCACCTCCATTTGAAGGTATGGAGACTGATGAGGTCGCCACCATCAATGATATGGATGACTATATTGATTTGCTCTATGAGGACAAAGCAGAAAAAGTAAGAGGATCTGCCCTAATCCTGCAACTTGCACGAAACCCAGACAACCTTGAGGAACTTCTGCAGAACAAAACTGCACTAGGTGCCCTCGCCCGTGTTCTACGAGAAGACTGGCAGAAAAGTGTTGAGCTTTCCACCAATATTATCTTTATCTTCTTCTGCTTTTCAAGCTTTTCACAGTTCCATGATTTGCTCACACACTACAAAATAGGTGCATTGTGCACAATCATCATTGATCATGAACTCAAAAGGTATGACTTGTGGCAGGAAGAgttactgaaaaagaaaaaagccattgAAGATGACCCGACcaatcaaagtttaaaaaaagagtaTAAGAAGACGTATAAGAAGTATCAAGGGCTtgtagcaaggcaggaacagttgTTACGAGTTGCTTTTTATCTGCTTTTGAACTTGGCTGAAGTTCCTCGCACTGAGCTAAAGATGaggaacaaaaaaattgtacCCATGTTGGTCAAAACTCTAGAGAGGAATAATGTAGAACTTCTCATCCTTGTGGTTGCCTTCCTAAAGAAGCTCAGtatttttatggagaacaaaAATGATATGTCAGAAATGGACATcattaaaaaattggaaaaactgaTTCCTTTTGACAATGAGGACTTGCTGAATATTAGCCTTCGTCTCCTCCTCAATCTATCATTTGATACCGGTCTACGAAGCAGGATGGTACAAGTTGGCTTACTTCCAAAACTGACTGCACTTGtaacaaatgaaaatcacaaacaggtaACATTGTGTATACTTTATCACATCAGCATGGATGATCAATTTAAACTTATGTTCGCCTATGCCAATTGCATTCCACAGTTTATGAATATGTTATCTGAGTGTGTTGAAGAACAGATTGACTTAGAACTAATTTCACTTTTCATCAATCTAGCAGCCAACAAAAGAAATGCTCAATTAATTTGTGAAGGCAGTGGTCTTGAGACACTTCTGAAAAGAGCTTTGAAGTGTAAAGATCcacttttaatgaaaatgatcCGAAATATTTCTCAGCACGACAATGCAACTAAATGTTTGTTCACAGAGTACATTGGAGATCTGGCAGCTCAAATTAGAtatgaggaggaagaggagtttCTGATTGAATGCTTGGGGACTTTGGCTAATCtcacaatttcagaaatgaattGGGAACTTGTCTTGACAAAGTACAACTTGATTCCATTCTTCAAACATCATCTGAAACCAGGCCTTGCTGAGGACGACATGATTCTAGAAGTGGTGATAATGATTGGAACTGTGTCACTGGATCCATGCTGTGCTTCAATGCTTGCCAAATCAGGTATCATTCCAGCTCTCATTGAATTACTGAATGCTCAGCAAGAGGATGACGAGTTTGTCTGTCAGATTGTCTATGTTTTCTATCAGATGGTCTTTCATCAAGAAACAAGAGACGTGATCATTCAGGAGACCCAAGTTCCAGCCTACCTCATTGATCTGATGCATGACAAGAATTCTGAAGTGAGAAAGGTTTGTGACAACACCTTGGAGATAATAGCAGAGCATGatgaagaatggggaaaaaagatCCAGAGTGAAAAGTTCCGCTGGCACAACTCTCAATGGTTGATGATGGTGGAAAACCAACAAATGGATGAGATGGAGCCTTATTTGTATGGAGAGGATGATGATGACATTGAGCCCTTCATTCATGGAGAAGACATACTGGAAAGACCAGATATATTTTATTCTGCTGATGAAATGATTCCATCTGAAAGAACCAAAAGTCCAAATTCCTTTAACAATTATTGTGCAGAATGGAAATATGGTGGGAGCAACATTCCCTTACTGGAAGCCTTGGAATGGATAGAGTTGGTTGGCCAACAGCAGTTCCTTAATGCTGAGCCACAGCAAATTTCCACAGACCCAATAAGCCTTTATACGTTAGAAATGGTGGCAGACAAGTTGATGAACCAGGAAGCCTACAGACCATTTACGCCCCACTGA